Proteins encoded in a region of the Candidatus Moanabacter tarae genome:
- the uppS gene encoding Ditrans,polycis-undecaprenyl-diphosphate synthase ((2E,6E)-farnesyl-diphosphate specific), producing the protein MKKGVESVMENKPNHVGIIMDGNGRWAQKRGLPRNEGHRNGVENLRRILRCAQSLGIHYLTAFAFSAENWARPQKEVGLLLNLLENFLKRHVQELRQHQIRLKVIGRIEDFPANIQKNLRDTVQETSDFSKGTFVLAVNYGSRSEIIDAVKAYIDAAREGREQPKDLNWKRFSSYLYTWDIPDPDLIIRTSGETRLSNFLLLQGAYAEWIFSKKLWPDFSPKDFEEAIKSYKKKERRFGMTGDQVKSSLPELLLNK; encoded by the coding sequence TTGAAGAAGGGGGTCGAATCGGTCATGGAGAACAAACCCAATCACGTGGGAATCATCATGGATGGGAATGGGAGGTGGGCCCAAAAAAGGGGTTTGCCCCGCAATGAAGGACACCGAAATGGTGTTGAAAATCTCCGTCGTATACTGCGATGCGCTCAATCCCTCGGAATCCACTACCTAACAGCTTTTGCCTTTTCAGCCGAGAATTGGGCTCGGCCACAAAAAGAGGTGGGGCTTCTCCTGAATTTGCTGGAAAACTTCCTTAAAAGACATGTCCAAGAGTTACGCCAACATCAAATACGTCTGAAGGTGATTGGACGAATTGAAGATTTCCCCGCCAATATTCAGAAAAATCTCCGCGACACCGTACAAGAGACATCAGACTTCTCTAAGGGGACATTTGTCCTCGCCGTAAACTATGGCTCACGCTCGGAGATTATTGATGCAGTGAAAGCTTATATCGATGCAGCCAGGGAAGGAAGAGAGCAACCCAAAGACCTTAATTGGAAACGATTTTCTAGCTATCTTTATACTTGGGACATACCAGATCCAGACCTGATCATCAGAACCTCTGGGGAGACGCGTCTGAGTAATTTCCTTCTTCTCCAAGGAGCATATGCGGAATGGATTTTTTCCAAAAAACTCTGGCCCGACTTCAGTCCTAAGGACTTCGAGGAAGCCATTAAGAGCTACAAGAAAAAAGAGCGCCGTTTCGGAATGACGGGTGATCAGGTGAAAAGTTCTCTTCCCGAGCTTCTTCTTAACAAGTGA
- the sufS gene encoding Cysteine desulfurase codes for MRELGQSKILNVGIDVESVRKDFPILDTNIDGKPLVYLDNAGTAQKPKAVIQRETEFYTHQNANIHRGIHRLSEIASDEYERARRRIARFFNAARAEEIVFVRGTTEGVNLVANSFGRKYIKEGDHVVVSILEHHSNFIPWQLMAEERGAVFQVIPMDDKGVLDLEAYEAMLSERTKIVALTHISNAIGTVNPVKEMIQLAHARGIPVLIDGAQSTPHMKVDVTDLDCDFFVFSGHKVFGPTGIGVLYGKERWLDEMPPYQVGGGTIRTVTVEKTEFLDPPAKFEGGTPNIGGAIGLATAFDYIEELGMGRIMNYENELYCYAREKLGALPDLVLWGDGSEIAAVLSFGIEGVHSHDISTFLDSEGVAIRAGHHCAKPLMGRLGIPGTARASFCFYNTKEEIDHLVDGILKISKFFS; via the coding sequence ATGAGAGAATTAGGGCAAAGCAAAATACTAAATGTTGGAATTGATGTGGAATCAGTTCGGAAGGATTTTCCGATCTTGGATACCAACATTGATGGGAAGCCCCTAGTCTACTTAGACAACGCCGGCACGGCGCAAAAGCCGAAGGCGGTAATTCAGCGGGAAACCGAATTCTATACACACCAGAATGCGAATATTCATCGGGGAATTCATCGTCTCAGTGAAATTGCTTCGGATGAATATGAGCGAGCCCGGAGAAGGATCGCTAGATTTTTTAATGCGGCTCGGGCAGAGGAGATCGTCTTCGTCCGAGGGACTACGGAGGGTGTCAATCTCGTAGCGAATTCCTTTGGGCGAAAGTATATTAAGGAAGGGGATCATGTAGTTGTTTCAATTCTTGAGCACCATTCGAATTTTATCCCTTGGCAGCTGATGGCAGAGGAACGAGGGGCGGTTTTTCAAGTAATCCCTATGGACGATAAAGGGGTTCTCGATCTTGAAGCATACGAGGCGATGCTTAGTGAACGTACAAAGATTGTAGCCTTGACTCATATCTCGAATGCGATCGGAACGGTAAATCCGGTCAAGGAGATGATTCAATTAGCGCACGCGAGAGGGATCCCAGTTTTGATCGATGGGGCGCAGTCAACGCCTCATATGAAGGTGGATGTTACCGATCTAGACTGCGATTTTTTCGTATTCTCCGGACACAAAGTCTTTGGCCCAACGGGGATCGGAGTTCTTTATGGGAAAGAAAGGTGGCTCGACGAGATGCCGCCTTATCAAGTAGGGGGCGGAACGATTCGAACGGTGACTGTCGAGAAAACGGAGTTTCTCGATCCACCCGCAAAATTCGAAGGTGGTACTCCAAACATTGGGGGGGCCATCGGATTAGCAACCGCATTCGACTACATTGAGGAACTGGGTATGGGGAGGATTATGAATTACGAAAATGAGCTGTATTGCTATGCAAGGGAGAAGCTAGGAGCGCTACCGGATCTAGTTCTGTGGGGTGATGGTTCCGAAATTGCGGCAGTCCTTTCATTTGGAATCGAAGGCGTCCACTCTCACGATATCAGTACTTTCTTGGATAGCGAAGGTGTTGCCATTCGTGCTGGACATCATTGCGCGAAGCCTCTCATGGGCCGTTTGGGAATACCTGGAACGGCGCGTGCCTCTTTTTGTTTCTACAATACCAAGGAGGAGATTGACCATCTTGTTGATGGCATCCTCAAAATATCTAAATTTTTCAGCTGA
- the sufU gene encoding Zinc-dependent sulfurtransferase SufU, translated as MDELFELYQEIILDHNKRPRNFRPMVEHTHSADGQNPVCGDEITVYVRMSGDAIEDISFQGEGCAISKASASLMTRQVKGMSIEEATEEFRRVQGMLTGSEGVAFSLEEAGDIASLSGVRRFPARVKCATLAWHALKAALEGTEAISTE; from the coding sequence ATGGACGAACTATTCGAACTTTACCAAGAGATTATTCTCGATCATAATAAAAGACCGAGGAATTTCCGTCCTATGGTGGAACACACGCATTCAGCAGATGGACAAAACCCTGTTTGTGGGGATGAGATCACTGTTTATGTGAGGATGAGTGGTGATGCGATCGAAGACATCTCTTTTCAGGGCGAGGGGTGTGCCATCTCAAAAGCTTCCGCCTCGCTTATGACAAGGCAAGTTAAAGGCATGTCTATCGAAGAGGCAACCGAAGAGTTTAGACGGGTTCAGGGGATGCTAACAGGATCTGAAGGCGTAGCTTTCAGCCTCGAAGAAGCAGGAGATATTGCTTCGCTTTCAGGGGTGCGCCGGTTCCCTGCACGAGTGAAGTGCGCAACTTTGGCATGGCACGCACTGAAGGCAGCGTTGGAGGGCACTGAAGCCATCTCGACCGAGTGA